The genome window AATGTCTCTGGCCTTATTCCTGAAATTACAAATCAGGTTTCTTAAATCAGCGCTGTTATAATTGCGGTTCATGCGCTTTAGGACATGATCATCCCCGCTCTGAAGTGAAACATGAAGATGCCGGCAAAGTTTATTTGGAGCCGTCAGCTTTTCGATCATCAGGGGCGTTATATCCAAAGGCCCAAGAGAGCTAAGTCTGATTCTTTTAATGCTGTCTATCCGCTCCAATGATTCTACTACACTAAGCAGATTAATGCCGGCAGGCAGGTCCAGCCCATAGGAGCCGAGGTTCACACCGATCAATACTATTTCTTTAAACCCCATACCAGCCAGGGTGTTGGCCTGGTTGATAACATCATTCAGCCTGCGGCTTTTAGACTTTCCCCTAACTATTCTGACCTTGCAATAAGAGCAATTTTGATCACAGCCGTCCTGAATTTTGATAAATGCGCGGGTATGATTTTTGAAATTACTTATCGTTATGAAAGGATACGACTGATAATCACCGGCTGCCGGCCGGCAGTTAAAAAATCCTGTCCTGACAATTTCTGCTATCTTATGTTTTCGGCTGTTGTTGACAATAAAATCAACCCCCTCTATTTTTTTTATATCCTGTTCATCTTTCTCAGAATAACAACCGGTTACAACCACTCGGGCATCGGGGTTCTGCCGGTGGCTAAACCTGATCATTTGTCTGGATTTATGATCGGACTTATCGGTAACCGTGCAGGTATTGATAACATAAACATCTGCTTTTTCCTTATTACTCACTTCCCGAAAATCTGCTTGGATAAATTGTTCCCTTATGGCTTGAGTTTCGTATTGATTGACTTTGCAGCCTAACGTATGAAAAGCAACTGTTTTCATGATTAATGAAGCGGCCGAAGAATCTTTTGAAAAATATCGAAGCAGCTTTTTTAAAAGGCATCAACGACTTGCCTTAACGGCAAGTCGTTGATGCTAATTCGGACAGACAACTTACGAAAAATCTTTGATTTTTCGTAAGTTGTCTGTAGCGCGCCTGAAGAGATTCGAACTCCCGACACCTAGCTCCGGAGGCTAGTGCTCTATCCACTGAGCTACAGGCGCAATTCATAATCGACTATCGCTATTGAAGCAACAGCAGCCGTATCGCTCTTTAATATACTTTCACCAAGGCTGACCAAAACAGCGCCAGCCTCCCTGGCCATTCTGATCTCTTCAGGCGTAAAACCACCTTCCGGGCCGATGAAAATAATAATTTCTCTTGATTTAGCCGAACCTGTCCTTTTATAAACAGCCAAAACCTTTTTAAGGCTTTTGCCCTGCTTATCCAGACAAGGGATTAAAGCCAGATCATAGGATTTTATCTGCCCAATAACCTTTTTAAAACTGCTTACTTCCCTGATCCGGCTAATCCTAATCCGTCCGCACTGTTTTGAAGCCTCAACGGCTATCCTTTGCCATCTCTGACAGCGAGAAGCCAAACGCGAGCCGTTCAATTTGACCACAGTCCTCCCGGTACTCAGGGGTATGATCTGTTCCACGCCCAGCTCAGTGCACTTTTGGACCAGGTAATCCATCCTGGCCTTTCGGGGTATGGCCTGAGCCAGGATAATCTTTACCAACTTTTGTTTCACTAACCGCTTAACACTATTTATCTTAATTAATACGCTCTGCCCGGATTCCTGCTTGATTATCCCCTCGTACTCTTTGCCTTCTCCGTCAAAGACAACTACTTCGTCTCCCGGGGCCAATCTCATTACATCAATTATATGATGGGCTTCCTTGCCGCTTATCCAAATTTCACTACTGCCTATGTTTTCCGGGGAAACATAAAAACGGGATGCCGGCTTCATATCATCAAACCCTTATTTAATTAAAATAAGAAAAGGGGACTAAAAAATAAAATCGTCCCCTTGTTTTGCCTTTTTTCTGTTTTTTGCCCTTGTTGTTTATGCTTTTACTGCGTTTGCCGCCTGCGATCCTTTATCACCCTGGATAGCAGAAAAATACATTAATATATTCCCGCCACTGCCGCGTTCAATAAAGCCGTAACCTTTAATGTTCAAAAACCACTTGACTTTTCCTGCTTCTGATATCAAAAACCCCTGCTATTTAACCTTTTGCTTCATAATCAGGCCCGGCTTAAAAACAGCCACCTTTTTCGGAGGGACAGGAACTTCCTCACCTGTCCGGGGATTTCTTCCCATTCGACCGCGCCTGGATTTTACCTTAAAAACCCCAAAATTCCTCAGCTCGACAGTCTCACCCTGCTCTAAACTGACAATAATTTGATTAAGCATCCTTTGGACTATTCTTTTTATGTCCACCTGAGTAAGATTTCTTTCCTTTTCGGCAATATTTAAAACAATATCCTTTTTTGTCATACCCTATTCACCTCCTCAAAAACCTAATGCTGAATTTTCTCCTAACCCAATATGAATATTAACTATACCAAATAATTTGCTATATGTCAAGTGCTTTTAGTTTTTATGTTATTTAAAAATTAAAAGTGCACAGTTTTTAGACGATTTATGTTTTAAAAGTGCACAGTTTAAAGTTTAAAACTGCACACTCCCCAAGTCCTTAATTAGGTGTCATCCTGAGGGAGCGTAAGCGTAGGTGTCATCCTGAGGGAGCGTAAGCGACCGAAGGAAGTCCTGAGTATTCCCGAAGGGCGACCGAAGGAAGTCCTGAGTATTCCCGAAGGGCGACCGA of Candidatus Omnitrophota bacterium contains these proteins:
- the mtaB gene encoding tRNA (N(6)-L-threonylcarbamoyladenosine(37)-C(2))-methylthiotransferase MtaB, translated to MKTVAFHTLGCKVNQYETQAIREQFIQADFREVSNKEKADVYVINTCTVTDKSDHKSRQMIRFSHRQNPDARVVVTGCYSEKDEQDIKKIEGVDFIVNNSRKHKIAEIVRTGFFNCRPAAGDYQSYPFITISNFKNHTRAFIKIQDGCDQNCSYCKVRIVRGKSKSRRLNDVINQANTLAGMGFKEIVLIGVNLGSYGLDLPAGINLLSVVESLERIDSIKRIRLSSLGPLDITPLMIEKLTAPNKLCRHLHVSLQSGDDHVLKRMNRNYNSADLRNLICNFRNKARDISITLDVMVGFPGEGKENFNNTLKLLEEIEPNRIHIFPYSRRRVTPAYIFSDHVLPREVKNRCNQMKEFALRASLAYRQRFLNSTVQVLVETTRDKVTGLLCGYTDTYIKIVFKGPDTLKNSIIPVEIKDVTLSNTVGKMA
- a CDS encoding 16S rRNA (uracil(1498)-N(3))-methyltransferase, with amino-acid sequence MKPASRFYVSPENIGSSEIWISGKEAHHIIDVMRLAPGDEVVVFDGEGKEYEGIIKQESGQSVLIKINSVKRLVKQKLVKIILAQAIPRKARMDYLVQKCTELGVEQIIPLSTGRTVVKLNGSRLASRCQRWQRIAVEASKQCGRIRISRIREVSSFKKVIGQIKSYDLALIPCLDKQGKSLKKVLAVYKRTGSAKSREIIIFIGPEGGFTPEEIRMAREAGAVLVSLGESILKSDTAAVASIAIVDYELRL
- a CDS encoding HU family DNA-binding protein, whose translation is MTKKDIVLNIAEKERNLTQVDIKRIVQRMLNQIIVSLEQGETVELRNFGVFKVKSRRGRMGRNPRTGEEVPVPPKKVAVFKPGLIMKQKVK